The genomic region ATAAAAACGTCGGATCGTACAGTGTCTAATTAATATTTGTCTTTTACGTTCATCAGGCTTACCTTACATACACCAGCAGTGTGCAGGCTGGGGCTCAGAGTGGTATTGAAGAGTGTAAACATCAGTTCACATGGGACAGGTGGAACTGTCCGGAAAGCGCACTGCAGTTATCTACACATAACGGTCTGCGAAGTGGTAAGCACTATTAAAATCAGATTATGCATTCTGCTTTAATTGTTCACTttcatgaagtttttttttttttttttttactttttgcacaaaaacttatattgcAACACCAAGAACTTAAAAACACTTACTGTTCCAGCTTTAACATTTTATGCATTGAATTGAACATGTCCTAATAACgtctttattattatattataatgtctttatttttacttttattagccACCAGAGAGACCGCTTTTGTGCATGCCATAAGTGCTGCTGGAGTTATGTACACATTGACAAAGAACTGTAGCATGGGGGACTTCGATAACTGTGGCTGTGACGACTCCAAGATAGGAAAAATGGGTacgacatttttattatttattaatatgaacTACACTTATctgtaattaaaattatttaatgcttTCAGAACAATTATATTAGACTGTTTTCTAATTTCTAAGGTGGTCGTGGTTGGGTTTGGGGAGGCTGCAGTGACAATGTTGACTTTGGAGAAAGAATTGCTAAAAAATTTGTGGACGCGCTGGAAAGTGGTCACGACTCTCGCGCTGCAGTCAACCTGCACAACAACGAAGCTGGTCGACTTGTGAGTATAATTGTATTCTCTTATTGATCTACTTAACTTTCTCCAGTCAaagattgtattattattattattattattattgcggcACGTGGGTGCGTATGGCTAATGTGAAACTTTATAAATTTCAGGCTGTCAAAGCAACTCTCAAAAGGACCTGCAAGTGTCATGGTGTATCTGGAAGCTGCAGTATTCAGACATGTTGGATGCAGCTGGCTGACTTCAGAGATATCGGTAACTATCTGAAAATCAAACACGATCAAGCACAGAAGCTGGAGATGGACAAAATTCGGATAAGGGCTGGTAACAGCGCAGACAATCGCGGCGCAATCGCTGATACGTTCAGCAGCGTTGCGCGCACAGAACTCATTTATATGGAAGATTCTCCAGACTACTGCGTGAAAAACCTCAGCCTGGGACTCCATGGAACAGAAGGTAGGGAATGCCTACAAAGCGGAAAGAATCTTTCTCAGTGGGAGAAGAGAAGCTGCAGGCGGCTCTGCCATGAATGTGGTCTGAAAGTTGAAGAGAGGAGGATAGAGACCGTGAGCAGCTGTAATTGTAAATTCCACTGGTGTTGCACAGTCAAATGCGAAACATGCACTCAGACTGTGGCCAAGTATTTTTGCGCAAAAAGGCACAAAAGACGTCGGCCGCACAACAATTCAAGAAGAAGACAGCATGCGCGTAATAGATAAACTCATCTTTGCAAATATATTAACTTGTATATTtccaatgtaaatatattttatatgggtATTTTAAGATATGCATCCTTTTACTGTTGATTATTATGCACATTGCTATAAGGAGAAATGTAAATTCGAACCCCATATTATGGCTTTCTCGTTCCACGGTCACATCCtaagttttaatttcacataggCCTAACTTCATTGTTTGCACTTTTTCGTTATCAACATTAGATCACAGATTTGGTTATGTTGAAAGGTTGTTTTGAATATTTGCACCGTTTTTTTCTCGCACAGATCACTTGACAgtgtgtaatatttttacaagGGGCTTGAAGTGTTCTGTTTTTATGGAACTTATTTAAGGCAATTATTTTTTAACTATCACATTGTGTTTCTATGTATTAAATttacttattttgtaattaaatatttaaaactatattacAGTCTCCGAGTGGTCAATTTCATTGTGCATGTTTGACAACTGGTTCAAATGTTTATTGGTGAACAAACGATGCAAAATCACTCCAATTCACAATTGAATTATGCATCAGATCCACGAGTTTGGGACCCTTTCCGCGAAGAGAGAATAAGCTGTAGTGTATTGATATCCTTTGAAGCGCATTGGAGGCGTTTCCTTGACTTGGCTGGTGACTGTAGACCAATAGCTTGGCAGGAATCCTGTAACAAAAGGTATTCTGACCCCGTTGGGAGGAGTTTAAAATACACGAAGGCACATCACTTTCTCGAAACAGTACATTGTCTGCTTTATCGCTGTGGATCTAAGATAATGGCTTATTTCTTCCTttggttttttttattcattatctgCGACAAGGCTCTCCCTGGGCACACATGGTGAGGCTGCATTAGCGAATTTATTACCAGTTGTTTTAATGTAAACATAATTGTTCTTGTTAACATAACGCGTATTTTATTTTGCCTTTTACTTCCATA from Carassius carassius chromosome 29, fCarCar2.1, whole genome shotgun sequence harbors:
- the wnt8a gene encoding protein Wnt-8a ORF1 isoform X2 — protein: MDPCQLFALLVMSMCCHILSTTAWSVNNFLMTGPKAYLTYTSSVQAGAQSGIEECKHQFTWDRWNCPESALQLSTHNGLRSATRETAFVHAISAAGVMYTLTKNCSMGDFDNCGCDDSKIGKMGGRGWVWGGCSDNVDFGERIAKKFVDALESGHDSRAAVNLHNNEAGRLAVKATLKRTCKCHGVSGSCSIQTCWMQLADFRDIGNYLKIKHDQAQKLEMDKIRIRAGNSADNRGAIADTFSSVARTELIYMEDSPDYCVKNLSLGLHGTEGRECLQSGKNLSQWEKRSCRRLCHECGLKVEERRIETVSSCNCKFHWCCTVKCETCTQTVAKYFCAKRHKRRRPHNNSRRRQHARNR
- the wnt8a gene encoding protein Wnt-8a ORF1 isoform X1; amino-acid sequence: MDHLCSKCLCLASPQEGSIEESGVAHQPHAPMDPCQLFALLVMSMCCHILSTTAWSVNNFLMTGPKAYLTYTSSVQAGAQSGIEECKHQFTWDRWNCPESALQLSTHNGLRSATRETAFVHAISAAGVMYTLTKNCSMGDFDNCGCDDSKIGKMGGRGWVWGGCSDNVDFGERIAKKFVDALESGHDSRAAVNLHNNEAGRLAVKATLKRTCKCHGVSGSCSIQTCWMQLADFRDIGNYLKIKHDQAQKLEMDKIRIRAGNSADNRGAIADTFSSVARTELIYMEDSPDYCVKNLSLGLHGTEGRECLQSGKNLSQWEKRSCRRLCHECGLKVEERRIETVSSCNCKFHWCCTVKCETCTQTVAKYFCAKRHKRRRPHNNSRRRQHARNR